The Candidatus Saccharibacteria bacterium sequence ACATTTTGGGCTTTTCACCGGTTAGTTTTGTAAATAATTCAAGAAGTGCAAAGCTATCTAGCCTTTTTGTCTCGTCGGTCACAGTATTAATAAAATCTTTAACGCTGGCGTTATTGACGGTTGTTTTAAGCTCGCTCATGCCGATAGTATACAGGGTTTTATGCAATCAAAAAAGAAAGGGCGTGCCTATAAGCGTCTTGCTTTCTATGCTTTTGAAGCGTTGAAGTTCGTCGCTTCGCGCACGAGTGCTGTTAGCGCGGCCTCGTTGATACTATCGCCTTCGCGTAGTTCAAGCGCGCGGTCGGTTTGGCTTTGCAGCCGCGAATTAAAAAGTTTTTTTGGGTCACTCAAATGAACGCCCTTTGGAAAGATGAGTTTTATGTTATCTTTCCAGATTTCGGCCATACAAACAATTCCGCTATGTGACCAAACGGGAAGTCCCGCTGGCCTCGACCGAGTTTTCCATTTTATTTCTTCAACTAAGGAGGGTTCCGCCTGCCGAATTATGGCTCGGAGTTGTGTTAGTGCCGTCTTTTTCCAGGTTTCTTGGGCGGCAATGATATCGTCTATTTCTTTCA is a genomic window containing:
- a CDS encoding DUF1801 domain-containing protein — protein: MKEIDDIIAAQETWKKTALTQLRAIIRQAEPSLVEEIKWKTRSRPAGLPVWSHSGIVCMAEIWKDNIKLIFPKGVHLSDPKKLFNSRLQSQTDRALELREGDSINEAALTALVREATNFNASKA